In Lonchura striata isolate bLonStr1 chromosome 30, bLonStr1.mat, whole genome shotgun sequence, a single genomic region encodes these proteins:
- the AVPR1B gene encoding vasopressin V1b receptor — MEPGWGWNSSHQSPPGHGQGLLRLAGDPNLTVLHTRDEELAKAEVGVLGTILAVATVGNLGVLLAMYRLRRKMSRMHLFILHLGLSDLGVALFQVLPQLLWKVTYRFLGPDPLCRAVKYLQVLSMFASTYMLMVMTLDRYLAVCRPLQSLQQPSRQAYAMIGATWLLSCLLSLPQVFIFSLREVRPGSGVLDCWADFGYPWGARAYITWTTLCVFVLPVGVLSVCYSLICHEICKNLKGKTQSGAPGSGGAAAAAAGPGQPSRVSSVRTISRAKIRTVKMTFVIVAAYVTCWAPFFSVQMWSVWDQDAPDEESSNVAFSITMLLASLSSCCNPWIYLFFSGHLLQDAGHCQGCWGRPRAGLRRANSTGSLCSRKTTVLSHSHQGHQEHQGHQEHREHREHQEHQAGLPLHGDSARELYPPCDEGVTEAGML; from the exons atggagccaggctggggctggaacagctcccaccagagcccacctgggcacggccaggggctgctgcgCCTGGCAGGGGACCCCAACCTGACGGTGCTGCACACCCGGGACGAGGAGCTGGCCAAGGCCGAGGTCGGGGTGCTGGGCACCATCCTGGCCGTGGCCACCGTGGGCAACCTGGGCGTGCTGCTGGCCATGTACCGgctgaggaggaagatgagCCGCATGCACCTCTTCATCCTGCACCTGGGGCTGAGCGACCTGGGCGTGGCGCTCTTCCAGGTGCTGCCGCAGCTCCTCTGGAAGGTCACCTACCGCTTCCTGGGGCCCGACCCTCTCTGCAGGGCCGTCAAGTACCTGCAGGTGCTCAGCATGTTCGCCTCCACCTACATGCTGATGGTGATGACCCTGGACCGCTACCTGGCCGTGTGCCGCCCGCTGCAGTcgctgcagcagcccagccgCCAGGCCTACGCCATGATCGGGGCCACCTGGCTGCTCAGCTGCCTGCTCAGCCTGCCCCAGGTCTTCATCTTCTCGCTGCGGGAGGTGCGCCCGGGCTCGGGGGTGCTGGACTGCTGGGCGGATTTTGGGTACCCGTGGGGAGCGCGCGCTTACATCACCTGGACCACGCTGTGCGTCTTCGTGCTGCCCGTGGGCGTCCTCAGCGTCTGCTACAGCCTCATCTGCCACGAGATCTGCAAGAACCTCAAGGGCAAGACCCAGAGCGGTGCCCCCGGCTCGGGGggagccgccgcggccgccgccggccccgggcagCCCTCGCGGGTGAGCAGCGTGCGCACCATCTCCCGCGCCAAGATCCGCACGGTGAAGATGACCTTCGTCATCGTGGCCGCCTATGTCACCTGCTGGGCGCCCTTCTTCAGCGTGCAGATGTGGTCAGTGTGGGACCAGGATGCTCCTGATGAGG AGTCCTCCAACGTGGCTTTCAGCATCACCATGCTGCTGGccagcctcagcagctgctgcaaccCCTGGATCTACCTGTTCTTCAGCGGGCACCTCCTGCAGGACgccgggcactgccagggctgctggggccgcccccgggccgggctgcgcAGAGCCAACTCCACGGGGAGCCTGTGCAGCAGGAAAACCACCGTcctgagccacagccaccagggccaccaggagcaccagggacaccaggagcaccgggagcaccgggagcaccaggagcaccAGGCCGGGCTGCCCCTGCACGGGGACAGCGCCAGGGAGCTGTACCCGCCCTGCGATGAGGGTGTGACAGAGGCGGGCATGCTCTAg
- the RHEX gene encoding regulator of hemoglobinization and erythroid cell expansion protein, with translation MGPFFCLPPGPAASLCPPRPWRRLSRRMSFCACWIPAATSLGTLILYPLLLLALYTMLSRKIAQHSCRMQGSSSPGEHPSPHPSPAPGGDTAQKHPGAQKPSAAYAGSSDTSSDTSEDSDNPSCPQENINYTSLVFPEKDHEPGSAQDYENMKSGMDYVNVDPKKRKTHFWPFSSPRASKGVEYTEVKL, from the exons ATGGGACCATTTTTCTGCTTGCCACCAGGTCCTGCTGCCTCTCTGTGTCCCCCCAGGCCCTGGAGACGCCTCAGCAGGAGGATGAGCTTTTGTGCATG CTGGATTCCTGCTGCCACCTCACTTGGCACCTTGATACTCTACCCTCTCCTCTTGCTGGCCCTTTACACCATGCTCAGCAGGAAAATTG CCCAGCAttcctgcaggatgcaggggagcagcagccctggggagcatCCCAGCCCtcaccccagcccagctccggGAGGGGACACGGCACAGAAACACCCCGGGGCACAAAAACCATCAGCAGCCTACGCAG GGAGCAGTGACACATCTTCAGACACCTCGGAGGACTCAGACAACCCTTCCTGCCCTCAG GAAAACATTAATTACACATCCCTGGTGTTCCCAGAGAAAGACCACgagccaggctctgcccagGACTACGAGAACATGAAGTCTGGGATGGATTATGTCAACGTGGACCCgaagaagaggaaaacacatttctggCCCTTCTCCAGCCCCAGGGCATCCAAGGGTGTGGAGTACACCGAGGTGAAGCTGTGA